The genomic segment GATTATGTGTCTGGACAAGGATGGGTGTGGAGGTCCCCAGGTTTGACAGCAGGATCTCCTAAGGACTGTTCTCTACCATCTAGACTTATCTACTTCTGGATCTTCTGGTCAGAGGCCCTAGAGCTGGAGAACTATAAACTGCCCTCTAAAAGAACTAACATAATTTTGGAAAAGCCTTAAGAAGATGGCTTGCATACTCTCACACCCATCCCTCCATAAGTGAAGGGGGCCTCTCCATCATGCATACCAGGGACATCCTTCTTAGCCTATAAGCCAGTACCTTGCCACCATTTAGGGCTCCACACAGACTCTGCACCCTTCAGGTCCTAAGGAGAGGAGTAACCTGAGAAGCCATCTCCTTCGCACTCTGACCCTCCTCCTCCTTTATGCCCCCTAGGAAAGTGTTGGATCAAGAGCCGCCATTTCGGAAGGAGTGCCGGACCAGAGGGGACAACCTGTATGTGGTGACAGAGGTTGTGCAACTGATCAACACAACCGTCTTGCAGGACAGCAGCAGTGTGAAAGGCACGGGCAAATTATCTATCCCTTGGAGTTTTTATGTCAAGGTATTGTGTTGTCCTGAAGTGGGACAGCCAGCCCAGCGTCCCTTTCCAGGGACTCTGGACCCTCTTAGGACCTGGTTTCAGGGGGTGGGGTGAGTGGGGTCATTACTCCCACTTCTCATGTGCTGAGGAAGCCTGACCCCTGACCGGAGAGTCTGTCTAACATCCTCTCTTAATTTCAGTACATGGGATTATTCCATATTGATAAAATGGGCAATAGATTTAATTATTTGAGATTATATTTTGCTTTGGGCAAATGATAGATCCTTGAAATTACTAAAGTGTAGTTGCTGTACTACATTCTTGTGTGGTTTGCTAGAGGAAACaagaaattgttgtttagttgctaactcatgtccagctctgagacccatggactgtagcccgccaggctcctctgtccataagatgactcaggcaagaatactggagtgggtcaccatttccttctccaggggatcttcccaatccagtcaGGGATCGAATttgtgtttcttgcattgcaggtgggttctgaACCACCTGAGGAGCCCAAGGAATCattaacacaaaacaaaactttggCAGTTAAAACACCCTAAATACTGTGATACCTGAAGCAGAAAGTTTATAGATTCAGATTTAAATACATTCAAGCACATGTGATGTATACAACGCACTCACGATGGCcaattataatcttttaaattgatttaaacaatatattaaagtatatgcAATATCAGCTAAGATTCACGGAGATAAAGAAATTTTGTGTTATAACATGTTTTCTATGCAACATACTTTGTGTAAGTTGTCCTCATTTAAGAGATTTAGGAactaaaaagtggggaaaaataGCCTGAAATATGAACTAACTTTCCCCAAATTGGTTAACTTGTCCTAGGGGAGGCCAGATTCCACCTGCATGATTTGATTCCAAAGAAacctgaaataaataaaacatgactcCAGTCTGAAGGACATTTTGATGTTCAGCTTTGGGTTTCCATCTGCTTGGGCTGGGCATCTGGACTTCgcgagaacaggaggagaaaatcCAGTATCCTTTCACGTAGGACGACTGCTCGCAGCGTCCAGCAAGGTTCCGATATCAGCTCCCGGGCTGAGGTGTTGTGAAAACAGCTTGCTTCTCACCCTGGTTCACGGCCGCCTCAGTTTTGCCTGGTACCCCTGTGTTTCAATACGTCAGAGCTCCCCGTGGCACTGGTCTACACTGGATTCTCTCAGCAACTGGAGGGTAGGAGGCATCCTGGGGGGTCAAAGCACAGAGCTGATTCTGGAGAGCCAGTGACTCATGAGGTTGCCTGAGGacactgtgtgtgtttctggggaACAGTTCCCAgatccaaaataattaaaataatagcatCTACAAAGAGCTTACgatgacacatttttttttttttactggcgTGTAAtggctttacaatgctgttagtttctgctgtacaatgaagtggaGCGCCCATACGTACACGTATATCCCCTGCctcatgaacctccctcccagccccccaccaTCCCACTCATCTAGATCATATGATGATATATGTTAATCGTCGTTCGGGTCTCCTAGAATACAGGAATAACTCCATGTGACGGTTAGTGTCATGTGTTAGCTTGACTGGTCCACAGGGCGCCCATATACGTGCAATAAAAGCATGACATTGAGAGACGTGAAGGTAAATACtggaccaaagaagaaaaaaaaaacgggTAACTGGAAATCAGGACCAGGATGGGGAATGGGAGGGCAGGAGGCTGCTGGGTCCTGGCTCGTGAGCTTCTAGAAACTCATGCACACATGACCGTGTTGCCTGGCTTCTCCACCCAGAGCACAGGAGACAGATCGGGTCTGAAAGTGAGACAGAGGACGCTGACTCTGCCCCAGGGCACCGTGATGGCCTATAAGAGGAAGCAGCTGGTGTTCCAGGAGAATGGTCGAGGTGAGCAGAGCCTGAAAGGGGTAGGGGGAGTGGGAGACCACCCAGAGGCCACCCTGGCTTCCCtccctgctgggggaggggaggagcacaATTTCTCAGCCTCCCACAGCCACCTCCAAGCCCGCAGGACCAAACCATGGCCACACGGAGACCAAACACAGTGTCCCACGCGGAGATGGACACAAGGAGGGGCCGACGTGGGGTGTCCTTAGCACCAGGCAAAGAGCAGCCCTGATCCCGACTGTGTCTATGCATTCAAGGCCCTGCCGCTCTCGGCAGCTCACCTGGGGGAGCCACAGAGCCCCGTAAGCCCAGGTAAAGCTCATAAGACAGTGGATCGTCATAAACAGAACTGCAGATGTaaggccatttcctcctccagggggtcttcccaacccagggatcgaacccgggtctcccgcactacaggcagattctctaccatctgagcgaccagggaagctcCAACAACAGAACACAGGAATTTATCTGTTAATATGTCTTTCCCTCACTAGCCTCAGAATGCACAGCCCCCAATACACACACCCTCGCTTTGGGTTCTGACTTCACATCAGTGAACCAGTGTCATCAAAGAGCAACCACATACCCAGGAGGAATGGTGAGCACTGGGAACACAGCTCAGCGTCCTTGGcgtcccctctctcccctcccaaaTGCTGACCCAGCTAGAGGCCGTCCTGACACAGCTGAGGTCCAAGGGGAGAAGATGccctcaatacacacacacacacacacacacacacacaggccgtCCTGACACAGCCTGAGAGGATGCCCTCAACActtgcacacgcacacacatgcacacacacctataGCACCCTCTCTGTAACATCTCATCAAGGCCAGGTCCTGGCATCACTTGCCACCTGTCAATAGCAGTAGAAAAGAACTGAGCTCTCCAGTCTCATGGGGTCAGAGGACCTCAGCTTCTGGGAAAGGGCCAGTTCTACTGAGAGTAGAGACAAAGATGGGATCCACGGCTAATTTAGAGAGAGACCAGAGACTGTGCAGAGGGCATCAGGAGACGGTAGTGTTATTAAAGAGTGTGGGGAATGACAAAGTGTTATTTATTTAGGAGGGGATGAGAAGGAGcctcattttcaaaaatatgttttctaagtgttcagttcagtcgctctgtcgtgtccgactctttgcaaccccatgaaccgcagcacaccaggcctccctgtccatcaccaactcccggagtccacccaaacccatgtccattgagtcaatgatgccgtccaaccatctcatcctctgtcgtccccttctcctcctgccctcaatctttcccaggatcagggtctgctcaaatgagtcagctcttcccatcaggtggccaaagtattggagtttcagcttcaacatcagtccttccaatgaacacccaggactaatcccctttaggatggactaattggatctccttgcagtccaagggtctctcaagagtcttctccaacaccacagttcaaaagcatcaattctccaccactcagctttctttatagtccaacgctcataTCCATATattaatactggaaaaaccatagccttgactagatggacctttgttgacaatgtctctgctttttaatatgctgtctaggttggtcataactttccttccaaggagttagcatcttttaatttcatggctgcaatcaccatctgcggtgaatttggagcccccgaaaataaagtcagccactgtttccactgtttccccatctatttgctatgaagtgatgggaccagatgtcatgatcttagttttctgaatgttgagctttaagccatctttttcactctcctctttcaccttcatcaagagggtctttagttcttcttcactttctgccattagggtggtgtcatctgcatatctgaggttactgatatttctcccggcaatctttaattccaagcttgtgcttcctccagcccagtgttttcatgatgtactctgcatataagttaaataagcagggtgacaaatacagccttgacatactccttttcctgtttggaaccagtctgttgttccatgtccagttcaactGTTTTTCCTGAACCTACATTGCAGaattcaagaggcaggtcaggtggtctggtattcccatctcttgaagaattttccacagtttattgtgatccacacagtcaaaggctttggcatagtcaataaagcgaaGAAgaatgttcttctggaattctcttgctttttctattgatccagcgatgttggcaatttgatctctggttcctctgccttttctaaaaccagcttgaacatctggaagtttcaatgttactgttgaagcctggcttggagaattttgagcattactttaacagcatgtgagatgagtgcaattgtgaggtagtttgagcattctttgggattgcctttctttgggattggaatgaaaacggaccttttccagtcctgtggccactgctgagttttccaaatttgctggcatattgagtgcagcactttcacagcatcatctttcaggatttgaaatagcttaactggaattccatcacctccactagctttgttcatagtcatgctttctaaggcccacttgacttcacattccaggatgtctggctctaggtgagtgatcacaccatcgtgattatctgggtcgtgaagatcttttttgtacagttcttctgtgtattcttgccacgtcttcttaatatcttctgcttctgttaggtccacaccagttctgtcctttattgagcccatctttgcataaaatattcccttagtatctctaattttcttgaagagatctctaggtgTTAGCCAGTGGGAACCGAAGACAGCGGGACTCAGGAGAAAGAGCATCCCCACAGCCCTGCCTGCAAGTCGTGCCTTACCAGGAAGGGGTGTGCGGGGCCTCTCTGCACCATTCAGGCCGGAGGGTGAAGGGAAAGGGCTGTGGGTGCAGGCGTGTGAAAGGATCCAGCAGGAATAACCTGGGCACTCCTGACCTGGCTTCTTCCCCTTGCAGCCATTCTTCTCATCTCACATGATGACAAGCGGAAAACCTTCCCAGAAGATGAGTTCCTGTGTTGCGCAGTGTCTCTGCCTAGACCTCAGTTTCAAGGTTACAGCAGCCCCACAAGGCACTCAGTGCTACAGGGAATACTCCTCCAGCAAGGTCCTCCACCACCTCCTAGTTCCTTCCCCTGCCCTTGACCCAGGCACAGGCCCCTTGGCCCCGGAGACAGCCACTTTCTCTTCTGAATCCTGAAGTAGAgtcctgggggtgggtgggggagggagggaggtactTGCCAAGGCTCCCTGTCTTCAGGCAGCGTGTCAGCTGAGAGATGAGAAATAAGGGGGAACAGGGAGGAGTTAGAGAGGCTaggaggaggagggacaggaGACGGGAGGGGTGAAAAAGCGCCTAAGAGagcatgtctgtttctccttccaGGGAAACTGCAGGAGCTGCAGATGTCACCAGGTAAGCGAGTCATTTCAGAGCCAGGAAAGTGGGATTGGACCCCTCCACCAGGAATAACCTGGGCTCTCCTGACCTGCCTTCTTCCCCATCCAGAAATTCTTTCCATCTCAGATGATGACAAGCAGAAAGCCTTTTCAGAACTTGAGTTCCTCAGCAGGGCAGGTTCTCTGCCAAGCCCCCAGGCCCTGCTGAGCCCTGACCGTCTCTGGATGCTAATAAAAGCGGTGCAAACTGCTTAGCCCAGGTGTTAGTCTGCAAGGCAGACCCAGAGGAAAACTACCCTGCTTCCTCCATAGCCTGCTATCTTTTCTGTCTTTCAGAAGCCATAGACCTTTGTGGCCACAGAGAAAGCCAGTTTTCTCCTTTGAATACCAGGACAGGTAATgaaggtgtgtgtttgtgtgcatgttttGGGGGAGGAGAGGTTAACACGTGGCGAATGAGCCCTTCTGCTTATCTCTCCGGAGAAATGGCAGATGCGATCAGCGATGGGTGAGTGGGTGATCTTACAGCCAGGAAAGTGGGCTCCGATTCCTTCCCAAAGCCTCCCGTCACAACCCAAGTCCCATGTGCTCGCCTTTGCTGTCCTTACCCATGGCGCTGGCTCTGGTGCCCTGGGCAAGGGGAAGGGATGGACAGAAAGTGGGGAGTTCGGGGAAGTAGGCAGAAGTTCAGAGAAACCGAGTGTCCTCACAGACTAACTCTTGGATGGGGAATTTAATTTCCCTTCTAAGCACCATAAGATGCCCCATCCTCACCCAATTGGTGAGTGTGTGTTTGCTGGGATTGGGGTGGGGTCCTAATGGCAAATACACGTCTGGAGAGAAGAGCAGATGGCCCTGCCTTTGCCACCACTGCCCTGGGGCCTGGCCCTAGTTTCTGTGGAATGGGAAGGGTCTGGGAGGGCCAAGGAGGTGGAGGGGGGGGGCTGGAATGGGGGAGGAAGAGGTTAAACAAAAGGGAGGAGGTGTTAGGAGGGCAGGACCCTCCAAAACGTCTCAAGAGTAAACCTGGGGGATGAGAAAGCGAGATGACCCCTTGTGACTCTTTCCAGGAAGAACACAGGAACCCATTTGCCGAGGTCAGTATTTATGAAGAaacctggggcttcctgggtggaaAACTGCAAAGCTAGGTACCCAAAAGGTGATGTGCTTGCAACTTACAAAACTGAGCTCCACTTCCCAGCTGATACTTTGTACAgccccactcattcattcattcattcacggatgcatgcatgcacacaacaaACCATTGCTGAAAACTATTTGAGCAACAGGCATTATTCTGAGCAGTGGGGATACAGCCATGGACCAAACAGAAATTCCTGCCTCAGTGGACTGCTCCCTCTTAGCAGACCATCTGGAGGCCACCTGAAGTCTCCTAGGAGAAGGAGAGAACCCCCAACACCATGCCTTGGTTGTGTCTGTGGTCACAGATGATACAGGCAGTTACACGATGAGATGGATAATCTATGCATGTCAGGTGCTACCCACCCCCCAAGCATTTTACTTAGTAAACTCATGTAATCCACATAACATTCCACTCAATACATGTGGAAACTGGGCCCAGAGCACCTAGAATTCTCATCTCTAGAGCCCATCATGAGAATCCATATTGTTCTAGACATGACCCAGAACCGAGCGCTTGGTCATTTTCTTCCACTTCTTGTGATCTCTTTCCAGAATCTCCTTCTCGCCTCCCAGACTTCTACCCCTCTGCCTGCTACCCCCTGGCCCCTTCTCAGCACTAGGACTGCCCACCTTTCCAGCCTATTATGATAGCTTCATCCTCAGAGTTCAAACATGCCGTCCACAGAAATGCTATTGGTTGGCAGATAAATGGGATGGAGGTGCCCAGCTTATCACACCACAAACCTTCTAATCAAAGAATTGTCCCCCATTTTCGGGCTGATGTTGATGTTGAGGACAGATTTCAAGTCCCTACAAAATGAGGTTTCCAGGGAAATGGAGGCAGTGGCTGAGCTCCCCAGGGACATTCGAGATGCTCTTTTCCATACCATCCTGGCCAAGCTCAAGGACCAAGGGGCTCTGCAGGACTTCACAGACATGGTGAGAAGGGGGTCCCACTCTTCCTAAGGCCGATTAGAGTTGTGAAGGGGCAGGTTTAGGAGGTCGACGACAGATACCCAGGGAAGGAGGGCTGAGGAGGGGACCCCAGACACAGGCCCAGCAGTGACCAGGTCCAGGGTTTgcagcccacgtgctgcagctgctTGGAATCTCCTGGGGGAGGTGACGAGCCCTCCCCCTCCTACCTGAGTTAATCACTTGTAAACTCAAAAGATACTGGAAGAATTGCACCACAATATCTACtgctattactattattgttgttgttgtcttaaCTACTAATATGGGTCTCCTTTAGCTGGATGGGAACATTTGGATTCATACAGGCAGCTTCCTAAGTGAGATGCAGGAAAACTCAAGAAATGTGTGGCTTGAGTCAAGACACATCATTTACCTCCTTGAAGCCTTACTGGGTAAGAATGACTTGAGGGAAATGTGGGAACATCACAAATTTGGCCTCTAGACCCGAAAGGAAGGGATTAGATGCCATCTGCCACCTCTCTAAtgggggcttcccacgtggtgctcgtggtaaagaacctgcctgccaatgcaggagacataagagatgtaggttcaaaccctgggtggggaagatctcctggaggagggcatggcaaccccctccagtattcttgtctggagaatcccatggacagaggagcagagagggctacagtccatagggtcataaagagttggatatgactgaagcaacttagcacacatgcacacacctctCTAAAATCTAATGACCTTCATCTCATATCATTCGTCTCTGCAAGGTCAGGAGGGCTCAGTGAGATAAAT from the Cervus canadensis isolate Bull #8, Minnesota chromosome 12, ASM1932006v1, whole genome shotgun sequence genome contains:
- the GSDMC gene encoding LOW QUALITY PROTEIN: gasdermin-C (The sequence of the model RefSeq protein was modified relative to this genomic sequence to represent the inferred CDS: inserted 2 bases in 1 codon), translated to MTSLFEHTNKNLVKELGGKDLKPIQNPQSANKFCLLSLLRQKRRILSQFWKQPDIPVDCILTDILEPSSSVPEPVVTGKFLFSDKMVQTEAAEVDVTAGLEVSASGKASQSYECSLEVQSVTISPRDWEDLQERKVLDQEPPFRKECRTRGDNLYVVTEVVQLINTTVLQDSSSVKGTGKLSIPWSFYVKSTGDRSGLKVRQRTLTLPQGTVMAYKRKQLVFQENGRAILLISHDDKRKTFPEDEFLCCAVSLPRPQFQGKLQELQMSPEAIDLCGHRESQFSPLNTRTDFKSLQNEVSREMEAVAELPRDIRDALFHTILAKLKDQGALQDFTDMLDGNIWIHTGSFLSEMQENSRNVWLESRHIIYLLEALLVLSDIQHELLAWSMEKRILPQQQELVKSILEPNFLHPCNNPFTLDPKLLASLEEEGLAVTFGLLQECGLSVAPDNPKGTWDLEAKEPXSALYGSLLMLQQLAEA